The Xenorhabdus poinarii G6 nucleotide sequence TGTTCGAAGTCGAAGAAGGTATTCGTTTGGTCGACTTGCCGGGCTATGGCTATGCTGAAGTCCCAGAAGAGATGAAACGTAAATGGCAGAAAGCGTTAGGGGAATATCTCCAAAAACGTGAATGTTTGCTAGGTCTGGTGGTTTTGATGGATATTCGCCATCCACTCAAAGATCTGGATATGCAGATGATCGAGTGGGCTGTCACGATGCAGGTTCCTGTCATGGTTTTGCTGACGAAAGCCGATAAACTGGCATCCGGTGCCCGTAAAAGCCAACTGGCAAAAGTTCGTCAGGAATTGGCCACGTTGGGTGGTGATGTTCAGATCGAGTATTTCTCCACCTTGAAAAAAATCGGCATCGATCAACTAGAGCAAAAGCTTAACCTCTGGTTCAATCAACCTGCTGTTGAGATGGAATAATATTCATCCCCGATCTCACTACTTTCCCATAAAACAGACATAAAAAAACGCCCCAGTCAAAAAAGATGACTGGGGCAGCTAATATTCAGCTAAATCCGATTACGTGAAGTAAAAGGTCTGAAAGATAGAACATCTTACCTCTGTACCCTACGCTGACAACTTTAACCTATTCTCTTAATCAAAAAAAGTTTTTTTTGTAATTAATTTTCACTAATTACCGCGATTTAGCCGACTTAACTCATTAAAAATGGAGATTAGCTCATTTTATGTAGTTTTATTACACAATTTAGAGATCCAGATCTAATCTTAAACTTAACCTGACTAATCTAAATCCTTGTTATCAATCCCTTAATGGCATGATCGGGTTATTTGCGTTTCATTAAATAAACCCAAATTTCATCAAGATCATTCAATAAAAGTGCTAAAGCGAAGACTTATCAGTGTGCCTGATCCCAATTATCTCCCATCCCGACATCCACTTTTAGCGGTACATCAAGTTGCAAACTTTGTTCCATCAACGCTCTGATTTTTTGCTCAGCAGCAACCTGCTCTGATTCATGCACTTCAAATACCAATTCATCATGGACCTGCATAATCATACGTACATTGGGCTGTTCACTGACGATCCAGTTATCGACCGCAATCATCGCTAATTTGATAATATCCGCTGCCGTTCCCTGCATCGGTGCGTTGATCGCTTCACGTTCTGAGGCTTTACGACGCATGGCATTACGCGATTTAATATCCGGCAGGTATAATCGACGGCCTTCCAGTGTTTCGACAAACCCTTGCTCAGCGGCTTGTTGGCGGGTACGTTCCATATACGCCAATACGCCCGGATAACGTTCAAAATAGAGATCCATATAGCGCTGAGCTTCACCGCGCGGAATACCTAACTGGCGGGATAAGCCAAACGAACTCATACCATAAATCAGGCCAAAGTTAATCGCCTTAGCACTACGACGCTGCTCGCTGGTGACTTGCGCCAATGGCACACCAAATACTTCCGCCGCTGTCGCACGGTGGATGTCCTTACCTTGTGAAAAGGCCTCTAGCAGCCCTTTGTCCTGTGACAAATGCGCCATAATGCGCAATTCAATCTGTGAATAGTCCGCCGCCATAATTCGGTAGCCTGCCGGCGCAATAAACGCTTGACGAATACGCCGCCCTTCCTCATTACGAACCGGAATATTCTGCAAATTGGGATCACGAGAAGAGAGACGCCCCGTCGCGGTAACTGCCTGATGATACGAGGTATGAACGCGATTTGTTAGCGGATTGACCATCTGAGGCAATTTATCCGTATAGGTGGATTTCAACTTTGCCAGACCACGATGTTCCAGAATCACTTTTGGCAGCTCATGATGTTCCGCCAACTCTTCCAGCACTTCTTCATTCGTTGATGGCGCACCATTCGGTGTCTTTTTCAATACAGGTAAATTCATCTTTTCAAAGAGAACAACTTGCAACTGTTTTGGTGAAGCCAGATTAAACTCTTCTCCTGCCAACTCATAAGCAGATTTTTCCAGCTCCCCCAAGCGTCCCGTGATTTCCTGTGAATGTGCTGCCAACGTTTGAGCATTAATCAATACCCCGGTTCTTTCCATACGGGATAGCACCGGTACCAACGGTATTTCGATCTGCTGGAAAACTTTTTTCAGAGCAGGTGCATTTTCTAACTGAGGATACATCGCCTGATGTAATCTCAGCGTCACATCCGCATCTTCTGCTGCATACTTCGATGCCTCTTCCAACCGAATTTGATTGAAGGTCAGTTGTTTTTTACCCTTACCTGCGATGTCTTCAAATGTCGTGGTCTTATAGCTCAGGTGACGTTCGGCAAGGCTATCCATGTCATGACGTCCTGCCGTCGTGTTTAAAATATACGACTCCAGCATGGTATCAAAAACAATCCCATTCAAAGCAATGTCATAACGCGCCAGAACACCCCGATCAAACTTCAGGTTCTGGCCAATCTTAGGCAAGTTAGCATCCTCCAGCAGTGGCTTTAATGCGGTAAGTACTTCCTGTAGATCCAATTGCTGTGGCGCATCCAGATAATCGTGTCCCAATGGCAGGTAAGCAGCTTCTACTTCAGATCCCTCCGCCCCAATGGCGAAAGACATGCCCACCAAATGGGCGGTCAGTGTGTCCAAACCGTCAGTTTCAGTATCAAAAGAGAATGCCGGCGCTTGTTTCAGCTTTTCAATCCATTCATCAAGGGATTGACGTTCAAGAATGGTTTGGTAATGTTCCGATGAAATTCTGGCTGCGCTTGGCACAGCCGCCATCGATTCCGATCTGGCACTGGCTGTGGCGGCTTTTTGTCCATTGCCTTCCAGCCAATGACCGTTCTCCACGTCACTGATCCAACGTTTAAATTCATAATGTCTGAACAATGCTATCAATTCATCGGCTGCCGGTGGGATAACGGCAAGATCCGAACAGCACTTATCCAACTCAACGTCGGTTTTTATGGTTGCCAATTGATAAGAGAGAAAAGCCACCTCTTTATGCTGTTCCATTTTGCTGCCCAGTGTCTTGGCTCCCCGGAAACCAAGGGAAGCGATTTCATCAAGCCGAGCATAAATCTCATTCAGTCCACCAATCCCCTGCAATAATCCCAACGCGGTCTTTTCACCCACGCCTGGTACCCCAGGAATATTATCGGATGAGTCTCCCATCAGGGCGAGGAAATCAATAATCAGTTCAGGCGGGATCCCATATTTTTCCTCAACTTCATCCGGCCCCAAAATGGTGTTGTTCATGGTGTTAATTAATGTGATGTTTGGCGTCACCAACTGCGCCATATCTTTATCACCGGTACTGATCAGAACTGAACGGCCTTCTTTTTCGGCCTGCAACGCCAATGTACCGATGACATCATCCGCTTCAACGCCCGGAACCACCAGAATTGGCAGCCCCATCGCCTTAACCATCTTATGCAATGGTTCAATCTGCGAACATAAGTCATCCGGCATTGGGGGACGATGGGATTTATATTCGGCAAACAATTCATCGCGGAACGTTTTGCCTTTGGCATCAAACACGACCGCCACATGACTGGGTTTGTACTGCATAATTAAGCTCCGCAGCATGTTCAGCACGCCATACATGGCACCCGTCGGTTCTCCTAAGCTGTTTGTCAGTGGAGGAAACGCATGATAAGCACGATAAAGGTATGAAGAACCATCAACCAAAATCAGGGGATTGTCTGCTATCTGTACCATAAAATTTTCTTCGTCGTTCAGTGGAATGAATAAAGAATAGAATGCCATACTGCGTCGTGATAGACGAATTTTGCGGAAATTTCCTCGCACTAACGTGCATTTTATGACAAATATTCTGATGAGTACGCTGTGGATAACTTTGTGCACAAAAAAATGGCACATAAAACAGATTTATGTTTATAGCCGTAAAGAGCGAATAACAGGGGGTAAAAATCAATGAATTACGTGGAATATTATAGAAATATTACAACCACTTTAAAATCACTGACTTGTGGATATTACCGGCGTTTATGTTATGAAAGGTGTTTTTTGGCAAGTATTGTGCCAGTTTTATCATGGCTGGCACAATACCTAGGTTATTTTATATTAATACTCGCGTTTTTGTTTTATCACGTCACGCGTCACGCTCTTATGACTTATTTTTTGTTGACCAGATAGTTCACAACCTCAGAAAATTTCTGAGCATAATCCAGCTCTGAATTGGTATCGATTCCACTGTTATTAACCAAATAATTACCACCCACAAAGACCGCCGGAACCCCGCGCAAGTTCAAATTTTTGGCCGCCTGGCGCTCTTTAGCTGCGATAGATTTGACGATAAAGCTGTTCAATGCTGCATCATACTCTTCCCCGGATACCCCTGCTTTGATAAAGGCGTCACGGATGTCTTTCTCGCTATTAATCGTTTGGCTTTTTTGAATACCCTCAAACAGAATTGGGGTGACTTTATCCTCAATCTTCATAACAATGGCAACTGCCCAGGAATTCGTCAACGCCTCACCTAAATTACCGAGAAAATCAACATGATAACGTTCAATTTTCACGCCTTCCGGCAAGTTTTTCCTAATCGTTGAAGGAACATGATAAACATTTTCAAACTGATAGCAGTGAGGACAATAAAAAGAGAAAAACTCCAACACTTGAGGCATATCCGCAACCGGTTTACTCAACTCGGTATATTGTTTGCCTTCAGAAAAACCAGCTGCGCATACATTAAATGCCATCAACGCGCCCATCAGTGCTAGCCAAAATTTCTTCATAATAGTCTCCAAAAATTAATACATCGGATTGAGCTGTAAGGGAGGCTCCTGTAACAGCTTCACTTGTTCAGTAAAAACATTGAGTTGCTTATACCAGAAATCACTATCAGCCATCCATGGAAACGCTTTTGGAAAAGCGGGATCTTGCCAGCGACGCGCGACCCAAGCTAAATAATAAACCATTCGCATCGCACGCAGGGGTTCTATTAACGCCAACGTCTTAGGCTCAAATGTCATAAACTGATGATATGACTCGAGTAAGATATCCAACTGAATCAACCGTTCCTGTCGTGATCCATTGAGTAACATCCATAAATCCTGAACGGCCGGGCCATTACGGGCATCGTCGAGATCCACAAACCAAGCTTTATCACGCCACAAGATATTACCGGCATGGCAATCCCCATGCAGCCGCAACACTGGCCAGTTTTCATGCCATTGACCCGCTACTGCCTGATTTAACTCATCCAGTGCCGCCAAAAAGCCAGGTTTATGCTTGGCAGGGATCAATTCGCATTCAGCCAGATATTGATACGGTTGATATAAATATTCATTCAGATTAAGGGTAGGACGAGCCGAAAATGGCTTTTTTGCACCAATCTGATGCATTCTTCCGAGCAGTCGCCCAACATCGTCCAATTGGTCAACATTATCTGATTCGTACTGACGCCCGCCTATACTGGGGAAAACGGCAAAAAGGAAACCGCCATAACTCAACACAGTTTGCCCATCAAACTTCAACGGTGCCGCCACCGGTAAATCGGCTTGTTGCAATTCATGCGCAAAATCATGTTCCTCTTGAATTTGCGGCTGGTGCCAACGCAAGGGGCGATAAAATTTCACAACATAGCGTTGGCGATTTTCATCCATGAACTGATACACCCGATTCTCGTAGCTATTCAGTTCGGTCAGACCCGAATCGAGGTGCAAGCCCGTTTGCATCAACGCATCCATAATTAAATCTGGTGTAATATTCTGAAAATTAAAAGCCTTCGGTTCCGTCACAACACAGTTCTCTCTTTATTAATCTTTAAGAATGCCTCGGGCGCGCAATAGCGCAGTCTTAAAATCGTCTTCATAATCTTTTTTCAGCCCGGGGATTTCTGCATGGCTCTCTGTACCGCGCATTTTCAAGTGATAAATCAGAATATCATCCGTTAATTCAGGCAACGATCCGGTGAATCCCGCTTCATCAGCTAATTTCTGCAAAAGCGCCACCAAATTTAAATCCGGCTCATTCTTCCATACTGGCAGCAAAAGTTCGATAACTTCGTTGAGGCGGTGACATTTCATTTTTCATTCCTTATAAAATCTATACAAATTAACAAAGTTAATGACGTTGAGAAAGCATTGGTCTGTCAATCAGCGTAAAGTTATACTGCCCGCTCAAAGCAGCATGATGAGATATTTATTCACAATGGTTATATACCCAAACATGAAATATTTCATTGCCCAATATCAGGTGATTTCACATGACGCATCCCAAAATCAGTGGTGCCATTCTGGCCGGAGGGTTATCCACCCGCATGGGTGGAAATGACAAAGGATTGTTACCATTCAATGGCGTCCGATTATATCAACACATTGCGACCCAGTTGCAGCCACAAGTTCATGAGCTATTGATTAACGCCAACCGTAATCTGGCTATTTATCAACAGGGAGGCTATCCCATCATACCGGACATTATTGCCGATTTTTCTGGGCCGCTGGCGGGCATGTTGGCCGTTTTAAAAAGAGCCCTGAATGAGTGGGTAATATTTGTTCCGTGCGATGTCCCCCATTTTCCAAAAGACCTCGTGGAAAAACTGTGGCGTTACAAACAAAACGCCTGGGCAGCTTATGCACATGACTGCGAGCGGGCTCATCCTACCCTGGTATTAATGCACCGCAGCTTGATCCCTCGTCTGGAAAGCTATCTCGCACTGGGAGACAGGAAGGTGATGTTTTTTATGCAGATGATTAAGGCAAAAGCAGTCTATTTCCCTCACCCTGACGCTTTCACCAACTTAAATACGCCTGAAGCATACCATCACCTGGAATCCCCACACTGGGAACCCCTTCAGGAGTCAGCATGACCAATACCCACGACACCATCCTGCCCATTCTGGGTATTACCGCTGACAGTGGAACCGGAAAAACGACGCTCTTAAAACAAGTCATCCCATTATTACGCCAACAGCAGATCCGGGTCGGGTTGATTAAACACACTCATCATCATATGGATGTCGATCAACCGGGCAAAGATAGCTATGAACTACGTAAGGCGGGTGCAACTCAAACATTGGTCGCCAACCAGCACCGTTGGGCATTAATGACGGAAACTCCGGCGCTACCGGAACCGGATCTTGACTATCTTGCCAGTCGGTTTGATGCAAATTTACTGGATTTAATTCTGGTTGAAGGGTTCAAACAAAACCCCATTCCGAAAATCGTCCTGTATCGAAACGCTCTGGGCTGCCCCTTCGATGAGCGCCTTGACGCTAATGTCATCGCCATTGCCAGTGATATCGTACTGACTAGCTCACTGCCACGACTTGATATCAATCAGCCCGCTCAGGTAGCAACATTTATCGCTGATTGGTTACACTCACTAAAAAAATCATCTCGATAAGTCAGTCAGACGTTACCCTCTGCCATCCCGATTACCCAAGATCAACAGAGGGTTTAAAGCCGCTTTATTTTCCTTCCAGCATCAAACCAACAAACGTCGTTTTTTTCCGAGGTTCGCTCATCAATTAGCATCGGCAAAAAAGTGGCTTTACAAAATCACATTAAAATAGGGTTAAATGACTCTATCTGAAATAACGGAATATAATTTATATCATCAAAGTTAAAAATATTTAATAATGGAAAACATTCGTTCACTAACATAGTGATTCATTTATTTAATATTACCCCTTCTTGCTCACCAAATTTATCCAGAGGATATATCATCACGTATCTCTAAACGAGTGATTAAAAAACATATTAATTCTGACATAGAGTATTCAGATATTTTTCGAAAATTAAAACACTCATAAAAACACAAATACCGTCTCTACTTTCAGCTTATCAGATATAATATAAATATCCGATTTTGGAAAAATCATACCACAAGCAACGATTGCCTAGATATCCACTTAAACTTTTACATATTTATTGGATTCCTAAAAGGTTATCTCTATTTAAAGATACCACATCGGATAAAAAATCAGCTACTTTTCGTATTCGAGGAGAGTGTGCTAAATCCGCTTGAATGACAAGCCAAATGGGTTGGTCTATACCTAATTGACTGGAAACACTAATGAGGTTTGCCTCATTAGCCACAAAGTGCGGAAGTACTGCGAGTCCTAAACCTGCTTTTACAGCAGAAAGTTGGGCAGCAAGAGACGTTGTTGCGATAGATAATGAACGCCCCTTCAGTGTCTGCTCAATCCATTTGAATGCAGGGAGTTGAGATTGTTCATCCGTCCATCCAATAAAGCGATAATTTTCATATTCATCTCCAGAAGCGCCTAATGCAGTGGTTGCTAAATAATCTACACTGCCATAAAGGCCAAACCCTAATACCCCTAATTGACGAACAGTGACATGCCCTCTCTGTGGTCTTATTATGCGGAGCGCTAAATCCGCATCATGACGATGTAAGTTAACAGTATTAATATCCGTTATTAATTCTAATGTTAAATCTGGATAACTTTTATGGAAGCTTGTCAAGTTAGGAACTATTAAATTAGTTGCAAGAATCTCAGTAGTCGCAATACGAACTTTGCCAGAAATTTCCGAATGGACATCAGCTTTAAACAACAATGAGTTTGCCGCATCTTCCATACATTTCGCCTTTTCCAGAAGTTCAGCCCCATCCACTGTCAACCGATAACCTGCTTGATGACGTAAAAACAAGGGGATCCCAAAAAAAGCTTCAATTCTTTCAATTTTTCTAGCGATAGTCGCAACACCGACACCAAGAAACTCAGCGGCTTTGGTTATAGTACCAACTCGAGCAACCGTCAAAAATACGCGTATATCATCCCAAATAAGAGATTGCTCAACACGATTTCCATTTTTGGAAAATAGACTTCCAATATTATCTACATCTTTCATGTTTAATATATGCCACAATAATTTTAACAAAAGCAATTGAGTTCAATTAATGAGCAACACTTTATCAATGTTCAGTATAACAACAATCATCTTCATCTTTATTGAAGGTAAAATTGCTCGCGCTTAAACTGTTATTTTCTTTTAATAGAAATTGACAGTCAAAAGGACCTATTGCTTATCTGAAAACCAGTTGTAATGAGTTAATTGATAATAAGTTACTATACATCAAATAGCCATTCTGAATAAACTTTTTTATACAATATAAGGCTTCATTATGATGAACAAGAAAAAGATATTCACCACCGGTTGTCTACATAAGTGGGAACTTACCAAAAATATACGAGTCGCATCACTATAAGTAGACAAACTCAATACAAATTCAACAGCGCATATATCACCGATGCGCTTAGTGCTCCATTATAATATCAATCATAAAGATAAGGCAGATTTGTTATGCGCGTAACATCACCACTCGCTGTTATTTTGACTCTATTTGCAACTTTTTTTTGGGGTTCTAATTTCCAAGCCACAAAAATAGCCCTTAATAGCTTACCCCCATGGACTGCGTCTGTTGAACGTTTTGTCTGTGCTGTTCTAGCCATTTTTATTCTCATGTCTCTTAAAGACGGTATTCGTCGTCAGGTATTCAAGCAGAATCTTCTTGCATTCATTATTCTTGGAACTATTGGTGTTGCTGGATTTAATGGTGCTTTGTTTGTTGGTTTGCAAAGTTCCAGTCCCATCACTGCTGCATTGATCATGGCAACAACGCCAATTTCTGCCAATATATTAGAAGCGATAATAAATCGTCGTTTCCCAAATTTTAGCCGCCTATTGGGGATGATCATTAGCTTATTTGGCGTGGCATTAGTGATTACCAATGGGAAGTTATTTTCTGAAGGTACACTTCATACGGCATCGGGCGATTTTGTTATTTTTGCCGGTAGTCTTGGCTGGGCAATTTACACCGTTGGCACCCGTATTTTCATTACAGATGCGACACCATTAGAAACAACCAGCTGGACTATGTTTTTTGGTACAGTAGTATTAGCGATTACTGCCATTTGTATTGAATCCCCCATTTCTTCCGTATTAGCAGGGAAATTTGAAAGTCACCTAGCGAGTATTTATATGGGAATTGCGGGTTCGGTCT carries:
- the mobB gene encoding molybdopterin-guanine dinucleotide biosynthesis protein MobB, giving the protein MTNTHDTILPILGITADSGTGKTTLLKQVIPLLRQQQIRVGLIKHTHHHMDVDQPGKDSYELRKAGATQTLVANQHRWALMTETPALPEPDLDYLASRFDANLLDLILVEGFKQNPIPKIVLYRNALGCPFDERLDANVIAIASDIVLTSSLPRLDINQPAQVATFIADWLHSLKKSSR
- a CDS encoding YihD family protein, yielding MKCHRLNEVIELLLPVWKNEPDLNLVALLQKLADEAGFTGSLPELTDDILIYHLKMRGTESHAEIPGLKKDYEDDFKTALLRARGILKD
- a CDS encoding LysR family transcriptional regulator; this encodes MKDVDNIGSLFSKNGNRVEQSLIWDDIRVFLTVARVGTITKAAEFLGVGVATIARKIERIEAFFGIPLFLRHQAGYRLTVDGAELLEKAKCMEDAANSLLFKADVHSEISGKVRIATTEILATNLIVPNLTSFHKSYPDLTLELITDINTVNLHRHDADLALRIIRPQRGHVTVRQLGVLGFGLYGSVDYLATTALGASGDEYENYRFIGWTDEQSQLPAFKWIEQTLKGRSLSIATTSLAAQLSAVKAGLGLAVLPHFVANEANLISVSSQLGIDQPIWLVIQADLAHSPRIRKVADFLSDVVSLNRDNLLGIQ
- the mobA gene encoding molybdenum cofactor guanylyltransferase MobA, producing MTHPKISGAILAGGLSTRMGGNDKGLLPFNGVRLYQHIATQLQPQVHELLINANRNLAIYQQGGYPIIPDIIADFSGPLAGMLAVLKRALNEWVIFVPCDVPHFPKDLVEKLWRYKQNAWAAYAHDCERAHPTLVLMHRSLIPRLESYLALGDRKVMFFMQMIKAKAVYFPHPDAFTNLNTPEAYHHLESPHWEPLQESA
- a CDS encoding serine/threonine protein kinase, whose amino-acid sequence is MTEPKAFNFQNITPDLIMDALMQTGLHLDSGLTELNSYENRVYQFMDENRQRYVVKFYRPLRWHQPQIQEEHDFAHELQQADLPVAAPLKFDGQTVLSYGGFLFAVFPSIGGRQYESDNVDQLDDVGRLLGRMHQIGAKKPFSARPTLNLNEYLYQPYQYLAECELIPAKHKPGFLAALDELNQAVAGQWHENWPVLRLHGDCHAGNILWRDKAWFVDLDDARNGPAVQDLWMLLNGSRQERLIQLDILLESYHQFMTFEPKTLALIEPLRAMRMVYYLAWVARRWQDPAFPKAFPWMADSDFWYKQLNVFTEQVKLLQEPPLQLNPMY
- the dsbA gene encoding thiol:disulfide interchange protein DsbA, giving the protein MKKFWLALMGALMAFNVCAAGFSEGKQYTELSKPVADMPQVLEFFSFYCPHCYQFENVYHVPSTIRKNLPEGVKIERYHVDFLGNLGEALTNSWAVAIVMKIEDKVTPILFEGIQKSQTINSEKDIRDAFIKAGVSGEEYDAALNSFIVKSIAAKERQAAKNLNLRGVPAVFVGGNYLVNNSGIDTNSELDYAQKFSEVVNYLVNKK
- the yihA gene encoding ribosome biogenesis GTP-binding protein YihA/YsxC, producing the protein MTIKNYNYHMTRFITSAPDIRHLPQDVGIEVAFAGRSNAGKSSALNALTRQKSLARTSKTPGRTQLINLFEVEEGIRLVDLPGYGYAEVPEEMKRKWQKALGEYLQKRECLLGLVVLMDIRHPLKDLDMQMIEWAVTMQVPVMVLLTKADKLASGARKSQLAKVRQELATLGGDVQIEYFSTLKKIGIDQLEQKLNLWFNQPAVEME
- a CDS encoding DMT family transporter is translated as MRVTSPLAVILTLFATFFWGSNFQATKIALNSLPPWTASVERFVCAVLAIFILMSLKDGIRRQVFKQNLLAFIILGTIGVAGFNGALFVGLQSSSPITAALIMATTPISANILEAIINRRFPNFSRLLGMIISLFGVALVITNGKLFSEGTLHTASGDFVIFAGSLGWAIYTVGTRIFITDATPLETTSWTMFFGTVVLAITAICIESPISSVLAGKFESHLASIYMGIAGSVFAYLFWNIGIATRGAGKTAIFFNFVPIFALGIQMAMGAIPSFAQLTGITITIVGVLLGQGLITAQLKSKKLFVRE
- the polA gene encoding DNA polymerase I, whose translation is MVQIADNPLILVDGSSYLYRAYHAFPPLTNSLGEPTGAMYGVLNMLRSLIMQYKPSHVAVVFDAKGKTFRDELFAEYKSHRPPMPDDLCSQIEPLHKMVKAMGLPILVVPGVEADDVIGTLALQAEKEGRSVLISTGDKDMAQLVTPNITLINTMNNTILGPDEVEEKYGIPPELIIDFLALMGDSSDNIPGVPGVGEKTALGLLQGIGGLNEIYARLDEIASLGFRGAKTLGSKMEQHKEVAFLSYQLATIKTDVELDKCCSDLAVIPPAADELIALFRHYEFKRWISDVENGHWLEGNGQKAATASARSESMAAVPSAARISSEHYQTILERQSLDEWIEKLKQAPAFSFDTETDGLDTLTAHLVGMSFAIGAEGSEVEAAYLPLGHDYLDAPQQLDLQEVLTALKPLLEDANLPKIGQNLKFDRGVLARYDIALNGIVFDTMLESYILNTTAGRHDMDSLAERHLSYKTTTFEDIAGKGKKQLTFNQIRLEEASKYAAEDADVTLRLHQAMYPQLENAPALKKVFQQIEIPLVPVLSRMERTGVLINAQTLAAHSQEITGRLGELEKSAYELAGEEFNLASPKQLQVVLFEKMNLPVLKKTPNGAPSTNEEVLEELAEHHELPKVILEHRGLAKLKSTYTDKLPQMVNPLTNRVHTSYHQAVTATGRLSSRDPNLQNIPVRNEEGRRIRQAFIAPAGYRIMAADYSQIELRIMAHLSQDKGLLEAFSQGKDIHRATAAEVFGVPLAQVTSEQRRSAKAINFGLIYGMSSFGLSRQLGIPRGEAQRYMDLYFERYPGVLAYMERTRQQAAEQGFVETLEGRRLYLPDIKSRNAMRRKASEREAINAPMQGTAADIIKLAMIAVDNWIVSEQPNVRMIMQVHDELVFEVHESEQVAAEQKIRALMEQSLQLDVPLKVDVGMGDNWDQAH